The Populus trichocarpa isolate Nisqually-1 chromosome 2, P.trichocarpa_v4.1, whole genome shotgun sequence genome has a window encoding:
- the LOC7459530 gene encoding uncharacterized protein LOC7459530 → MAENLRIIVETNPSQSRLSELNFKCWPKWGCSPGRYQLKFDAEETCYLVKGKVKVYPKGSLEFVEFGAGDLVTIPRGLSCTWDVSVAVDKYYKFESSSSPPPSSSSQSS, encoded by the exons ATGGCTGAAAACCTAAGAATCATCGTTGAGACGAACCCCTCACAGTCACGACTCAGTGAACTTAACTTCAAGTGCTGGCCCAA ATGGGGTTGCTCTCCAGGGAGGTATCAGCTAAAGTTTGATGCAGAGGAGACGTGCTATTTGGTGAAAGGGAAGGTGAAAGTGTACCCAAAAGGGTCGTTGGAGTTTGTGGAGTTTGGTGCGGGGGATCTTGTGACCATACCCAGAGGACTCAGTTGCACCTGGGATGTGTCTGTTGCTGTTGATAAATACTATAAATTCGAGTCATCTTCATCCCCGCCACCTTCTTCTTCATCGCAGTCAAGCTAG